One genomic segment of Linepithema humile isolate Giens D197 chromosome 5, Lhum_UNIL_v1.0, whole genome shotgun sequence includes these proteins:
- the LOC105674514 gene encoding uncharacterized protein, with protein sequence MSSASCAVCSNSNVKLYQTWLSLIQVSWESKTLFSTMITSRGLGLLKIAYRSSQNKVAATNLRPVRLSHDHYHGSYREVPPEEKKWVIGAEIFGGILWWWVLWHFWHDFGHIVGEFPYPDPSKWTDEELGILPDDADE encoded by the exons ATGTCTTCTGCATCATGCGCAGTGTGCAGCAACAGTAATGTCAAGTTGTATCAAACTTGGTTAAGTTTGATACAAGTTTCATGGGAAAGTAAgactttattttcaacaatgATAACTTCACGAGGACTcggtttattaaaaattgcctaTAGAAGTAGTCAAAACAAAGTTGCTGCAACAAATTTGAGGCCTGTTAGATTAAGTCATGA CCATTATCATGGATCTTATCGTGAAGTTCCaccagaagaaaaaaaatgggtAATTGGGGCTGAAATTTTTGGTGGCATATTGTGGTGGTGGGTGTTATGGCATTTCTGGCATGACTTTGGCCATATTGTT ggAGAATTTCCATATCCAGACCCATCCAAGTGGACAGATGAAGAATTAGGCATACTACCAGATGATGCTGATGAGTGA